In one Methylobacterium sp. SyP6R genomic region, the following are encoded:
- a CDS encoding (5-formylfuran-3-yl)methyl phosphate synthase: MIPVPDLSSPRVRLLVSVRDAAEAALARDHGADLIDAKDPDRGALGALAPDTVRAIAAASGDRLTSAVAGEPQDGREASACLAALAGTGVRYLKIAWAPGRDATGLVLPAGLPVIAVLFAEDGPAGADVPALAAAGFSGAMIDTRAKDGRRLTDHLSVSRLAGFAASCRAHGLLSGLAGSLALDDIPALAALGPGYLGFRGGLCGQGDRTGRLDPARIAEAVRRLAAIVPCTEAA, encoded by the coding sequence CTGATCCCCGTGCCCGACCTGTCTTCTCCCCGCGTCCGCCTCCTCGTCAGCGTACGCGACGCCGCCGAGGCGGCGCTCGCCCGCGACCACGGCGCCGATCTGATCGATGCCAAGGACCCCGACCGCGGCGCCCTCGGGGCGCTTGCGCCCGACACCGTCCGGGCGATCGCGGCGGCCTCGGGCGACCGGCTGACGAGCGCGGTGGCGGGTGAGCCGCAGGACGGCCGCGAGGCCTCCGCCTGCCTGGCGGCTTTGGCCGGCACGGGCGTGCGCTACCTCAAGATCGCCTGGGCGCCCGGGCGTGACGCGACCGGCCTGGTCCTGCCCGCCGGCCTCCCGGTGATCGCCGTCCTGTTCGCCGAGGACGGGCCGGCAGGCGCCGACGTGCCGGCGCTCGCTGCCGCCGGCTTCTCCGGCGCGATGATCGACACCAGAGCCAAGGACGGCCGGCGCCTCACCGACCACTTGTCCGTGTCGCGGCTCGCCGGCTTCGCGGCGTCGTGCCGGGCGCACGGCCTGCTCTCCGGCCTCGCCGGCTCGCTCGCCCTCGACGACATCCCGGCACTCGCGGCGCTCGGGCCGGGCTATCTCGGCTTCCGCGGGGGGCTGTGTGGGCAGGGGGACCGGACAGGCCGCCTCGACCCGGCGCGGATCGCGGAAGCGGTGCGGCGTCTGGCGGCGATCGTGCCGTGTACCGAGGCGGCGTAG
- a CDS encoding formylmethanofuran dehydrogenase subunit A, translating to MLTRIAGGRVVDPTAGRDAIGDVWIEDGRIVAPSDRAPDRIIDAAGCIVMAGGVEVHSHIAGGNVVLARLLLPELGVSEPGAPNPHGSGRDVGLLYARMGYTTAVEPAMPPVNALATQLELDEIPLLDRGGLCVMGNDDQLLQLLRDRESADAVRDLVALNVATSRALGVKVINAGGADAFKDGAVRFSLDDEVPAYGLTSRQILNGLLDAVEALKVPHPLHVHCSNLGLPGADDSLIETLEAAEGRRIHFAHAQFYAYAAIDKDNPLTGGFQSAAPRIAEALARHPNATLDIGQVVFGQTATISLDILRQFSGRKAASPKKWIVNAGDAEGGGIVPFRYRDRGPTSSLQFAIGLELMLLSPDPERTILTTDHPNGGPFTAYPRILHLLMDKEARDREVAAHPKVAAERSGLAAIEREYTLTEVAQLTRSGPAKLLGLTDRGHLRPGARADIAVYRDQPDRTAMFARAHRVLKDGAVIVEDGEVVAWTRGHTLSLSVEADAGMARRTDSYLQGRFGAGLSTFTVPDAAFPDREVFEAVSCRT from the coding sequence ATGCTGACCCGCATCGCCGGCGGCCGGGTGGTCGATCCGACCGCCGGGCGCGACGCCATCGGCGACGTCTGGATCGAGGACGGCCGTATCGTCGCCCCCTCGGACCGCGCGCCCGACCGCATCATCGACGCCGCCGGCTGCATCGTCATGGCGGGCGGCGTCGAGGTCCATTCGCACATCGCCGGCGGCAACGTGGTGCTGGCGCGCCTGCTGCTGCCGGAACTCGGCGTCTCGGAACCCGGCGCGCCGAACCCGCACGGCTCGGGCCGCGATGTCGGCCTGCTCTACGCCCGGATGGGCTACACCACCGCGGTCGAGCCGGCGATGCCGCCGGTCAACGCACTGGCGACCCAGCTCGAACTCGACGAGATCCCGCTCCTCGACCGGGGCGGGCTGTGCGTGATGGGCAACGACGACCAGTTGCTGCAATTGCTGCGCGACCGCGAGAGCGCCGACGCGGTGCGCGACCTCGTGGCTTTGAACGTCGCGACCTCGCGGGCGCTCGGCGTCAAGGTGATCAATGCCGGCGGCGCCGACGCCTTCAAGGACGGGGCGGTCCGCTTCTCCCTCGACGACGAGGTGCCGGCCTACGGGCTGACATCGCGACAAATCCTCAACGGGCTCCTCGACGCGGTCGAGGCCCTGAAGGTCCCGCACCCGCTGCACGTCCATTGCAGCAATCTCGGCCTGCCGGGGGCCGACGACAGCCTGATCGAGACGCTCGAGGCGGCGGAAGGGCGGCGGATCCACTTCGCCCACGCCCAGTTCTACGCCTATGCCGCGATCGACAAGGACAACCCGCTGACCGGCGGCTTCCAGTCGGCCGCGCCGCGGATCGCCGAGGCGCTGGCCCGCCATCCCAACGCCACCCTGGATATCGGCCAGGTGGTGTTCGGCCAGACCGCGACGATCTCGCTCGACATCCTGCGCCAGTTCTCCGGCCGCAAGGCGGCGAGCCCGAAGAAGTGGATCGTCAATGCAGGCGACGCCGAGGGCGGCGGCATCGTGCCGTTCCGCTACCGCGACCGCGGCCCGACCTCGTCGCTGCAATTCGCCATCGGGCTCGAGCTGATGCTGCTCTCGCCCGATCCGGAGCGCACCATCCTGACCACCGACCACCCCAATGGCGGACCGTTCACCGCCTATCCGCGCATCCTGCACCTGCTGATGGACAAGGAGGCGCGGGATCGCGAGGTCGCCGCCCATCCGAAGGTGGCAGCCGAGCGCTCCGGCCTCGCCGCCATCGAGCGCGAATATACCCTCACCGAGGTCGCGCAGCTCACCCGCTCGGGCCCGGCCAAGCTTCTGGGCCTCACCGACCGCGGTCACCTGCGCCCCGGGGCGCGGGCCGACATCGCGGTGTACCGCGACCAGCCGGACCGGACCGCGATGTTCGCCCGCGCCCACCGTGTGCTGAAGGACGGCGCGGTGATCGTCGAGGACGGCGAGGTCGTCGCCTGGACGCGCGGTCATACGCTGAGCCTGTCCGTCGAGGCCGATGCCGGCATGGCGCGGCGGACCGATTCATATCTGCAGGGCCGTTTCGGCGCCGGTCTGTCCACCTTCACGGTGCCGGACGCGGCCTTCCCCGATCGTGAGGTGTTCGAGGCGGTGTCATGCCGGACCTGA
- a CDS encoding YVTN family beta-propeller repeat protein: MRPAQAAALAVALLAAPAHATTVYVSNEKGNSVSVIDVETLKVTATWPVGRRPRGITVGKDGSLLYVCASDDDRIDVLDTKTGKIVRSLRSGPDPEQFIAHPSGNPLYIANEDDSQVTVLDIEKNKVVAEVPVGVEPEGMGLSPDGSILVNTSETTNMAHFIDTKTFQVIDNVLVDARPRFAEFSQDGKWLWVSAEVGGTVSVIDVETRKVVKKITFKIAGITDEQIQPVGIRLTRDGTKAFVALGPANRVAVVDAKTYEVQKYLPVGQRVWQLAFTPDQKLLFSTNGTSNDVSVIDVEALKVTKSIPVGLLPWGVAVSPQ; this comes from the coding sequence ATGAGACCGGCGCAAGCCGCAGCCCTTGCGGTTGCTCTTCTTGCAGCACCCGCCCACGCCACCACCGTGTACGTCAGCAACGAGAAGGGCAACTCGGTCAGCGTCATCGACGTCGAGACCCTGAAGGTCACGGCGACCTGGCCGGTCGGGCGGCGGCCGCGGGGGATCACCGTGGGCAAGGATGGGAGCCTGCTCTACGTCTGCGCCAGCGACGACGACCGCATCGACGTGCTCGACACCAAGACCGGCAAGATCGTCCGCTCGCTGCGCTCGGGGCCGGACCCGGAGCAGTTCATCGCGCATCCTTCCGGCAACCCGCTCTACATCGCCAATGAGGACGACAGCCAAGTCACGGTGCTCGACATCGAGAAGAACAAGGTGGTGGCCGAGGTGCCGGTCGGCGTCGAGCCGGAGGGAATGGGGTTGAGTCCGGACGGGTCGATCCTGGTCAATACCTCCGAGACGACCAACATGGCCCACTTCATCGACACCAAGACCTTCCAGGTGATCGACAACGTGCTGGTCGATGCGCGGCCCCGCTTCGCCGAGTTCAGCCAGGACGGCAAGTGGCTGTGGGTCTCGGCCGAGGTCGGCGGCACGGTCTCGGTGATCGACGTCGAGACCCGCAAGGTGGTGAAGAAGATCACCTTCAAGATCGCAGGGATCACCGACGAGCAGATCCAGCCGGTCGGCATCCGCCTGACCAGGGACGGAACCAAGGCCTTCGTGGCCCTCGGGCCGGCCAACCGGGTCGCGGTGGTCGATGCCAAGACCTACGAGGTGCAGAAATACCTGCCGGTCGGCCAGCGGGTGTGGCAACTCGCCTTCACGCCGGACCAGAAGCTGCTGTTTTCGACCAACGGCACCTCGAACGACGTCTCGGTGATCGACGTCGAGGCGTTGAAGGTGACGAAGAGCATCCCGGTCGGGCTTCTCCCCTGGGGCGTCGCGGTCTCGCCGCAGTAA
- a CDS encoding ABC transporter ATP-binding protein, translating into MSAALAVEGVSHRFGARTALDDVSFEVPRGTFVALLGPNGAGKTTLFSVVTRLYASQAGRVSLLGHDLNREPSQALARLGVVFQARTLDTDLTVRQNLLYHAALHGIPRKAALARIDSLLTRIGLSERRDDKIRTLSGGQSRRIEIARALIHAPDLLLLDEPTVGLDLESRADIVAIVRALVREEGLSVLWATHIFDEIDADDRVVVLHRGRIVARGLAGTLSEPSGSLETAFRQMTAERGDNPRKVA; encoded by the coding sequence ATGAGCGCGGCCCTCGCGGTCGAGGGCGTGAGCCATCGCTTCGGCGCCCGCACGGCGCTCGACGACGTGTCGTTCGAGGTGCCGCGCGGCACCTTCGTGGCGCTGCTCGGGCCGAACGGGGCCGGCAAGACCACCCTGTTCTCGGTGGTGACCCGGCTCTATGCCAGCCAGGCCGGCCGGGTCTCGCTCCTCGGGCACGACCTGAACCGCGAACCCTCGCAGGCGCTGGCCCGCCTCGGTGTGGTGTTCCAGGCTCGCACCCTCGACACCGACCTGACGGTGCGCCAGAACCTGCTCTACCACGCGGCGCTCCACGGCATCCCCCGCAAGGCGGCGCTGGCCCGGATCGACTCGCTTCTGACCCGCATCGGCCTCTCGGAGCGCCGCGACGACAAGATCCGCACCCTGTCGGGCGGCCAGTCGCGGCGAATCGAGATCGCCCGGGCGCTGATCCACGCCCCCGACCTGCTGCTCCTCGACGAGCCGACCGTCGGCCTCGACCTCGAATCCCGCGCCGACATCGTCGCCATCGTGCGGGCACTGGTGCGGGAGGAAGGGCTGTCGGTGCTCTGGGCCACCCACATCTTCGACGAGATCGACGCGGACGACCGGGTCGTGGTGCTGCATCGCGGCCGCATCGTCGCCCGCGGCCTCGCCGGGACCTTGAGCGAGCCCTCGGGCTCCCTCGAGACGGCGTTCCGCCAGATGACTGCGGAGCGCGGCGACAATCCGAGGAAGGTGGCATGA
- a CDS encoding ABC transporter substrate-binding protein — MAQFRKATLASLGLLAGLAAPAALAQAPGPPQAAAPQAQAAAPQASEIRIGLVYRPAPAPSSYDAQAAPEDEGLAGAKLAIQDNTTTGRFVRQSYALDAVALGTAAPGEAPPQSPVEAARGLVAKGLRFIVLALSADEVLAVADALKGSGVTLFNAAAPDDRLRGTDCRADVFHVAPSRAMQTDALAQFLAFMRWRKLFLITGPQDGDKLWAEAMKRSAKKFGLQISAERPWTFGPLARARGDTPTRAEALVFTRGLDYDVAVVADEAGDFGDYVPFHTVDPRPVVGTQGLVPTTWHPTLEVWGAAQAQNRFRRLAGRLMRPLDYQVWASVRAVGEAAFQKKTTDPAALSAAIADPGFTLPGYKGVALSFRPWDHQLRQPMLLVQPQALVAVAPEQGYLHQRTLLDTLGVDLPETQCRLAKS, encoded by the coding sequence ATGGCACAGTTCCGCAAGGCCACCCTCGCCTCCCTCGGGCTCCTCGCCGGTCTGGCGGCCCCGGCCGCTCTCGCGCAGGCTCCGGGCCCGCCGCAAGCGGCCGCCCCGCAGGCGCAAGCCGCCGCACCGCAGGCATCCGAGATCCGCATCGGCCTGGTCTACCGGCCGGCCCCGGCCCCCTCCTCGTACGACGCCCAGGCCGCACCCGAGGACGAGGGGCTGGCGGGCGCCAAGCTGGCGATCCAGGACAACACCACGACCGGCCGCTTCGTGCGCCAGAGCTACGCCCTCGATGCGGTGGCGCTCGGCACCGCCGCCCCCGGCGAGGCGCCGCCCCAGAGCCCGGTCGAGGCCGCCCGAGGGCTCGTGGCGAAGGGCCTGCGCTTCATCGTGCTGGCGCTCTCCGCCGACGAGGTGCTGGCGGTGGCCGACGCCCTCAAAGGGTCGGGCGTCACCCTGTTCAACGCCGCCGCCCCCGACGACCGCCTGCGCGGCACCGATTGCCGGGCCGACGTGTTCCACGTCGCCCCGAGCCGGGCGATGCAGACCGATGCGCTCGCGCAGTTCCTGGCCTTCATGCGCTGGCGCAAGCTCTTCCTGATCACAGGTCCGCAGGACGGCGACAAGCTGTGGGCCGAGGCGATGAAGCGCTCGGCGAAGAAGTTCGGGCTCCAGATCAGCGCCGAGCGGCCCTGGACCTTCGGCCCCCTGGCGCGGGCGCGGGGCGACACCCCGACCCGGGCCGAGGCCCTCGTCTTCACCCGCGGGCTCGATTACGATGTCGCCGTGGTGGCCGACGAAGCCGGCGATTTCGGCGATTACGTGCCGTTCCACACCGTCGATCCGCGGCCCGTCGTCGGCACGCAGGGGCTCGTCCCGACCACCTGGCACCCGACGCTCGAGGTCTGGGGCGCCGCCCAGGCCCAGAACCGCTTCCGCCGCCTCGCCGGCCGGCTGATGCGCCCCCTCGACTACCAGGTCTGGGCGTCGGTGCGGGCGGTCGGCGAGGCCGCCTTCCAGAAGAAGACCACCGATCCGGCGGCGCTGAGCGCCGCCATCGCCGATCCGGGTTTCACCCTGCCGGGCTACAAGGGCGTGGCCTTGAGCTTCCGCCCCTGGGATCATCAGCTGCGCCAGCCGATGCTGCTGGTGCAGCCCCAGGCCCTGGTGGCGGTGGCGCCGGAGCAGGGCTACCTGCACCAGCGCACGCTGCTCGACACGCTGGGGGTGGACCTGCCGGAGACGCAGTGCAGGCTGGCGAAGTCGTGA
- the fhcD gene encoding formylmethanofuran--tetrahydromethanopterin N-formyltransferase, with product MPDLILNGIRVEDTFAEAFDMAATALVLTAETPEWATIAATTMTGFATSVIGCGAEAGIDAVLSPDETPDGRPGMRVLLFGFDAGGLKDQLLRRVGQCVLTSPGSAVFAGIAWDDPNVGKALKLGGAIRYFGDGFSTAKRVDGRRYWRTPVMDGEFLCEHSVPTINGAVGGGNLLFLGRRFADTLRVAEIAVAAARTIPDVILPFPGGVVRSGSKVGARTKGMMASTNDAYCPTLKGRAGSALPPEVDVVLEIVIDGLSSASVSAAMRAALHASTRAGADLGLVAVTAGNYGGNLGRHHFHLRDLLGEAA from the coding sequence ATGCCGGACCTGATTCTCAACGGCATCCGGGTCGAGGACACCTTCGCGGAGGCCTTCGACATGGCGGCCACCGCCCTGGTGCTGACCGCCGAGACGCCCGAATGGGCGACGATCGCCGCGACGACCATGACGGGCTTCGCCACCTCGGTGATCGGCTGCGGCGCCGAGGCCGGGATCGACGCCGTGCTCTCCCCCGACGAGACCCCGGACGGGCGCCCCGGCATGCGGGTGCTGCTCTTCGGCTTCGATGCCGGCGGCCTCAAGGACCAGCTCCTGCGCCGGGTCGGGCAATGCGTGCTGACCTCGCCGGGCAGCGCGGTCTTCGCCGGGATCGCCTGGGACGACCCCAATGTCGGCAAGGCGCTCAAGCTCGGCGGCGCGATCCGCTATTTCGGCGACGGCTTTTCCACCGCCAAGCGCGTCGACGGCCGGCGCTACTGGCGCACGCCGGTGATGGACGGCGAGTTCCTGTGCGAGCACTCGGTGCCGACGATCAACGGTGCGGTCGGGGGCGGCAACCTGCTGTTTCTCGGCCGGCGCTTCGCCGACACCCTGCGGGTGGCCGAGATCGCGGTCGCGGCGGCGCGCACGATCCCCGACGTGATCCTGCCCTTCCCGGGCGGCGTGGTGCGCTCCGGCTCCAAGGTCGGCGCCCGCACCAAGGGCATGATGGCCTCGACCAACGACGCCTATTGCCCGACCCTCAAGGGCCGGGCCGGCTCGGCCCTGCCTCCGGAAGTCGATGTGGTGCTGGAGATCGTCATCGACGGGCTGTCCTCGGCCAGCGTCTCGGCCGCGATGCGGGCCGCCCTCCACGCCTCGACCAGGGCGGGGGCCGATCTCGGCCTCGTCGCCGTCACGGCGGGCAATTACGGCGGCAATCTCGGGCGCCACCACTTCCACCTCCGGGACCTGCTCGGAGAGGCCGCATGA
- a CDS encoding formyltransferase, translating into MTAWIDGRAVTRDEAVAAAAAMLAGARSPVFAGLCAEAASVQAAFDLARAIGASLDSAAAPSLYADLGALASGGAMTTTPAEARGRADVVLALGAAPWASESLSELAADGPVRGRASGRPRGILALGGPGDGAVQHVAYPAGEAGLAAAIGLLRGLVAGRIAGPHPLADLATRLRDALYGVIVYDPAEIGALGAEMLNGLVKDLNETTRCFALPLGDPHQGRAVAQIAAWSAGQGPRVGFGRTRPEHDPWRFDAARQAAAGEADAALWLAALPAPLPDWTRTVPTVALLGTPKGDEAKVVIGVGVPGEAFGAALWHPRRAAIAWHEADAPAPGTDSAATILADLQARLSYTVKNPAKNPERSASC; encoded by the coding sequence ATGACGGCCTGGATCGATGGACGGGCGGTGACGCGGGACGAGGCCGTCGCGGCCGCCGCCGCGATGCTGGCAGGGGCGCGAAGCCCGGTCTTTGCCGGCCTCTGCGCCGAGGCGGCCTCGGTGCAGGCGGCCTTCGACCTCGCGCGCGCAATCGGCGCTTCGCTCGACTCCGCCGCGGCGCCCTCCCTCTACGCCGATCTCGGGGCGCTGGCCTCCGGCGGCGCCATGACCACCACCCCGGCCGAGGCGCGTGGGCGGGCCGATGTCGTGCTGGCGCTGGGCGCCGCGCCGTGGGCCTCCGAGTCCTTGAGCGAGCTGGCGGCGGACGGACCCGTCCGCGGACGGGCATCGGGGCGGCCCCGCGGCATCCTCGCCCTCGGCGGTCCGGGCGATGGGGCCGTGCAACACGTCGCCTATCCGGCGGGCGAGGCCGGGCTCGCGGCGGCGATCGGTTTGCTGCGCGGCCTCGTCGCCGGCCGCATCGCCGGTCCCCATCCGCTGGCCGACCTCGCGACGCGCCTGCGCGACGCGCTCTACGGCGTGATCGTCTACGACCCCGCCGAGATCGGAGCCCTCGGGGCCGAGATGCTGAACGGCCTCGTCAAGGATCTCAACGAGACCACCCGCTGCTTCGCGCTGCCCCTCGGCGACCCCCACCAGGGCCGGGCCGTGGCACAGATCGCCGCCTGGAGCGCCGGCCAAGGGCCGCGGGTCGGATTCGGCCGCACTCGTCCCGAGCACGATCCCTGGCGCTTCGACGCCGCACGCCAGGCCGCGGCAGGGGAGGCCGATGCCGCGCTCTGGCTCGCCGCTCTGCCGGCACCCTTGCCGGACTGGACCCGCACGGTGCCGACCGTGGCGCTCCTCGGCACGCCGAAGGGCGACGAGGCGAAGGTGGTGATCGGCGTCGGCGTGCCGGGCGAGGCCTTCGGCGCCGCCCTGTGGCACCCGCGCCGCGCCGCGATCGCCTGGCACGAAGCCGACGCGCCGGCACCGGGGACAGATTCCGCCGCCACGATCCTCGCCGATCTCCAGGCCCGGCTCTCTTACACCGTCAAGAATCCTGCCAAGAACCCGGAGCGTTCCGCCTCATGCTGA
- a CDS encoding ABC transporter permease translates to MSAGTTLTPVRGRLDAGGYLIALAGIVRRELLRFFNQKERFFSALVRPLVWLFIFAAGFRNTLGLSITPPYETYVLYEVYVVPGLAVMIQLFNGMQSSLSMVYDREVGSMRVLLTSPYPRWSLLLAKLIAGVIVSLIQAYVFLAVASFFETDIPWMGYLYALPAFLAAGLMLGAIGLFLSSLVRQLENFASVMNFVIFPMFFASSALYPLWRINESSATLYWICQINPFTHAVELVRFALYGAFNPVSCAVVVGTGLAFFVMAVAAYDPGRGLLARRGGPAGDAG, encoded by the coding sequence ATGAGCGCCGGGACGACCCTCACCCCGGTGCGCGGCCGGCTCGATGCCGGCGGCTACCTCATCGCGCTCGCCGGCATCGTCCGTCGGGAGTTGCTGCGCTTCTTCAACCAGAAGGAGCGGTTCTTCTCGGCGCTCGTACGGCCGCTGGTCTGGCTGTTCATCTTCGCCGCCGGCTTCCGCAACACGCTGGGCCTGTCGATCACGCCGCCCTACGAAACGTATGTCCTCTACGAGGTCTACGTGGTGCCGGGGTTGGCTGTGATGATCCAGCTGTTCAACGGCATGCAATCCTCGCTGTCGATGGTCTACGACCGCGAGGTCGGCTCGATGCGGGTGCTGCTCACCAGCCCCTATCCGCGCTGGAGCCTGCTGCTGGCCAAGCTCATCGCCGGGGTGATCGTCTCGCTGATTCAGGCCTACGTGTTCCTGGCGGTCGCGAGTTTCTTCGAGACCGACATCCCGTGGATGGGCTATCTCTATGCCCTGCCGGCCTTCCTCGCCGCGGGGCTGATGCTTGGCGCCATCGGGCTGTTCCTGTCGTCGCTCGTGCGCCAGCTCGAGAACTTCGCGAGCGTGATGAACTTCGTGATCTTCCCGATGTTCTTCGCCTCCTCGGCGCTCTACCCGCTGTGGCGGATCAACGAATCGAGCGCGACGCTCTACTGGATCTGCCAGATCAACCCGTTCACCCACGCCGTCGAGCTGGTGCGCTTCGCGCTCTACGGCGCCTTCAACCCGGTCTCCTGCGCCGTCGTGGTCGGGACCGGACTCGCCTTCTTCGTCATGGCGGTCGCCGCCTACGATCCCGGCCGCGGGCTGCTCGCCCGGCGCGGCGGCCCGGCCGGGGATGCGGGCTGA
- a CDS encoding formylmethanofuran dehydrogenase subunit C: MSTLTLREAPPERLDLAGLTPAALAGLSEAEAARLPVGTSRRGLTLGDCFTVHIDGSDELRIVGATDRLDRVGAGLAAGRIVVEGDVGQRLGAGMTGGTLTVSGSAGPFAGTAAKGGTIRIAGDAGESAGGALHGAEAGLDGATLIIGGTAGDRLGDRMRAGLILATTAGTHAGSRMIAGTIVAEAIGDHPGYGMRRGTLVAARHGALLPTFVETGRQDLVVLKLLATSLKASAPEAAALLRAPMRRYGGDLATLGKGELFTPVG; the protein is encoded by the coding sequence ATGAGCACCCTGACCCTCCGCGAGGCGCCGCCGGAGCGCCTGGATCTTGCCGGCCTCACCCCCGCCGCCCTCGCGGGCCTGTCGGAGGCCGAGGCCGCCCGGCTGCCGGTCGGCACCAGCCGCCGCGGACTCACCCTCGGCGATTGCTTCACGGTTCACATCGACGGCTCGGACGAGTTGCGGATCGTCGGCGCCACCGACCGGCTCGACCGGGTCGGCGCGGGCCTCGCCGCCGGGCGGATCGTGGTCGAGGGCGATGTCGGCCAGCGCCTCGGCGCCGGCATGACCGGCGGCACCCTCACCGTCAGCGGCTCGGCCGGCCCCTTCGCCGGGACGGCGGCCAAGGGCGGCACGATCCGCATTGCCGGCGATGCCGGCGAGAGCGCCGGCGGCGCGCTCCACGGCGCGGAGGCCGGGCTCGACGGCGCGACGCTGATCATCGGCGGCACGGCCGGCGACCGCCTCGGCGACCGGATGCGGGCCGGGCTGATCCTGGCGACGACCGCCGGCACCCATGCGGGCTCCCGGATGATCGCCGGCACCATCGTGGCCGAGGCGATCGGCGACCATCCCGGCTATGGCATGCGCCGCGGCACCCTGGTCGCCGCCCGCCACGGCGCCCTGCTGCCGACCTTCGTCGAAACCGGGCGGCAGGACCTCGTGGTGCTGAAGCTGCTGGCGACCTCGCTCAAGGCCTCGGCGCCCGAGGCAGCGGCGCTCCTGCGGGCGCCCATGCGCCGCTATGGCGGCGACCTCGCGACCCTGGGCAAGGGCGAGCTGTTCACGCCGGTGGGATAA
- a CDS encoding DUF3280 domain-containing protein, which produces MSFLRALPALAVLLVGLPAAAAPNDVAVFGIELAEPGTIGPRPLKPQDARRLGLATDALRREVASRGLDPVDLAPQAAAIRRDAPFYKCEGCAEKIAQAAGAALVVYGYVQRSAPQVLNLTITVTEAGSGKVLRGGQVVIQGDTDDTWLHGVRSLVKNRLFAEPLPNRS; this is translated from the coding sequence ATGTCGTTCCTTCGCGCCCTTCCCGCTCTCGCGGTCCTGCTCGTCGGCCTGCCGGCTGCCGCCGCGCCGAACGACGTGGCGGTGTTCGGGATCGAGCTGGCGGAGCCCGGCACGATCGGGCCGCGGCCGCTGAAGCCGCAGGATGCGCGACGCCTGGGCCTGGCCACCGATGCCCTGCGCCGGGAGGTGGCGAGCCGCGGTCTCGACCCCGTCGATCTCGCGCCTCAGGCCGCCGCGATCCGGCGCGACGCGCCGTTCTACAAGTGCGAGGGCTGCGCCGAAAAAATCGCCCAGGCGGCGGGGGCGGCGCTCGTCGTCTACGGCTACGTCCAGCGCAGCGCGCCGCAGGTGCTCAACCTGACCATCACCGTCACCGAGGCCGGAAGCGGCAAGGTGCTGCGCGGCGGCCAGGTCGTGATCCAGGGCGACACCGACGACACCTGGCTCCATGGCGTGCGCTCCCTGGTGAAGAACCGCCTCTTCGCCGAGCCGCTGCCGAACCGGTCCTGA
- a CDS encoding beta-ribofuranosylaminobenzene 5'-phosphate synthase family protein has protein sequence MATARATVRVRAPARLHFGFLDLHGGLGRRFGSIGLGLDAPGIDLTAARADSLTVTGADTPGIEAECERVRTYAALAARHLGVPETGAFHLADVIPAHAGFGSGTQLALSVAAALAALHGAPFSPAAFADALDRGNRSGVGLAAFVTGGLIVDGGRDDSEAPPPVIARLPFPEAWRVVLILDSGRTGVHGAEERRAFRELPRFPAPEAAEICRTVLMQVLPAVVTGDVARFGAGITGIQRRIGDYFAPHQGGRYASAAVAAALADVEAAGIPGFGQSSWGPTGFALTGDEAQARALAASLSARHPALSVRIARGRNRGAEID, from the coding sequence ATGGCAACGGCGCGGGCGACGGTGCGGGTGCGTGCGCCGGCCCGGCTGCATTTCGGCTTCCTCGACCTGCATGGCGGGCTCGGCCGGCGCTTCGGCAGCATCGGGCTCGGCCTGGATGCCCCCGGCATCGACCTCACCGCCGCCCGGGCCGACAGCCTCACCGTCACCGGGGCCGACACGCCCGGCATCGAGGCCGAGTGCGAGCGGGTGCGCACCTATGCGGCGCTGGCCGCCCGTCACCTCGGCGTGCCGGAGACCGGGGCGTTCCACCTCGCCGACGTGATCCCGGCCCATGCGGGCTTCGGCTCGGGGACGCAACTCGCCCTCTCGGTCGCGGCGGCGCTCGCCGCGCTCCACGGCGCGCCCTTTTCCCCTGCCGCCTTCGCCGATGCCCTCGACCGCGGCAACCGGTCCGGCGTCGGTCTCGCCGCCTTCGTCACCGGCGGCCTGATCGTCGATGGCGGCCGCGACGACAGCGAGGCTCCGCCGCCGGTGATCGCGCGGCTGCCTTTCCCGGAGGCCTGGCGGGTGGTGCTGATCCTGGATTCCGGCCGCACGGGCGTGCATGGGGCCGAGGAGCGCCGGGCCTTCCGCGAACTCCCCCGCTTTCCCGCGCCGGAGGCGGCCGAGATCTGCCGCACGGTGCTGATGCAGGTGCTGCCGGCGGTCGTCACGGGGGACGTGGCGCGGTTCGGCGCCGGGATCACCGGGATCCAGCGCCGGATCGGCGATTATTTCGCCCCCCACCAGGGCGGGCGCTACGCCAGCGCGGCGGTGGCGGCGGCGCTGGCCGACGTCGAGGCGGCCGGCATCCCGGGCTTCGGCCAGAGTTCCTGGGGGCCGACCGGCTTCGCGCTCACCGGCGACGAGGCGCAGGCCAGGGCGCTGGCCGCGTCCTTGAGCGCCCGCCACCCGGCCTTGAGCGTCCGCATCGCCCGCGGGCGCAACCGCGGCGCCGAGATCGACTGA